One window of the Leptotrichia hongkongensis genome contains the following:
- a CDS encoding peptidase U32 family protein, with translation MEEVIDFDKKRKMNILAPAGNYEKLVAAVKAGANEVFFGLKGFGARRNNENLAIQEVLNGIDYAHSRGVKTLMTLNTILKDSEINSMYNNIKRVYEHGIDGFIVQDLGFVKFLKENFPNLKIHGSTQMTVANHVEANKLKELGLTRVCLARELSFEEIKSIREKTDIELEIFVSGSLCISYSGNCYISSFIGGRSGNRGLCAYSCRKKFTDENGESAYFLSPNDQLLQEKEINMLKNIGIDAIKVEGRKKSSEYVYETVSYYDNILKGTPRPTESYKLFNRGYSKGYFYLDNKLMNFKYSSNFGYFLGARISESNNFKIDDELILGDGVQFVDDNFEQIGGEYVNKIRIIESGKSENSEKKSKKQNSHNEKEKVQKASRFDIVSIGKLPKGTKYIYKNYSKEINDRIIHNIKVSKRYAAVNATLLAKKGQEIELTLEIENLKNEIISVTKKGNLIEQDAKKLITKEQIAEKIGELGDTTFELGKIQIDYDGTSFIPFSELKNLKRECVSELLEKLLDSYKRTAIERKKYNFETINLENEKSKDSKKPIISALVTNDEQENACREMGITKIYRKQFDVAKEKNLSKTDKIKTGTNLVSNLYQAIMGEKTGVKGQTLDWNLNVFNNHTIEMFSTFNNLETVFLSPELSYRQLKNIKSDKLKKGLVIYGYLKGMYIEHKIFDKEYKELEGEFYDKYKIVKNELDNIELYLDKPMNLIPRLDDIYELNLDELRLDFTFEIATEVKKIIKSIDTKSGKYTPYAFEQGVL, from the coding sequence TTGGAAGAAGTAATAGATTTTGATAAAAAAAGAAAAATGAATATTTTAGCACCAGCTGGAAATTATGAAAAACTGGTTGCTGCTGTAAAAGCTGGAGCTAATGAAGTGTTTTTTGGTCTAAAAGGATTTGGAGCAAGAAGAAATAACGAAAATCTAGCTATACAAGAAGTGCTTAACGGAATTGACTATGCTCATTCACGTGGAGTAAAGACTCTTATGACTTTGAATACAATTTTAAAGGATAGCGAAATTAACAGCATGTATAACAATATTAAAAGAGTCTATGAACATGGAATTGACGGGTTCATTGTACAAGATTTGGGATTTGTTAAGTTTTTGAAGGAAAATTTTCCAAATTTAAAAATTCATGGAAGTACGCAGATGACTGTGGCAAATCATGTAGAAGCCAATAAATTAAAAGAATTAGGACTTACTCGTGTCTGTCTTGCAAGAGAACTTTCATTCGAAGAGATAAAAAGTATTCGTGAAAAAACTGATATTGAGCTGGAAATCTTTGTATCAGGTTCACTTTGTATTTCTTATTCTGGAAATTGCTACATAAGCAGCTTTATTGGAGGAAGAAGCGGAAACCGTGGACTTTGTGCTTATTCCTGCCGTAAAAAGTTTACAGACGAAAATGGAGAAAGTGCTTATTTTTTAAGCCCTAATGATCAATTATTGCAGGAAAAGGAAATCAATATGCTAAAAAATATTGGAATTGATGCGATAAAAGTTGAAGGACGAAAAAAATCAAGCGAATATGTTTACGAAACCGTAAGCTACTATGACAATATTTTAAAAGGCACTCCACGTCCGACGGAAAGTTATAAGTTGTTTAACCGTGGATATTCAAAAGGATATTTTTATTTGGATAACAAACTTATGAACTTTAAATATTCTTCAAATTTTGGATATTTTCTTGGAGCAAGAATTAGTGAATCGAATAATTTTAAGATTGACGATGAACTTATTTTAGGAGATGGTGTTCAATTCGTAGATGATAATTTTGAGCAGATTGGCGGAGAATATGTAAATAAAATTCGAATTATCGAATCTGGAAAAAGTGAAAATTCTGAAAAGAAAAGCAAAAAGCAAAATAGTCACAATGAAAAAGAAAAAGTTCAAAAAGCTAGTAGATTTGACATTGTTTCAATCGGAAAATTACCAAAAGGAACAAAATATATTTACAAAAATTATTCTAAAGAAATTAACGACAGAATTATCCATAATATAAAAGTTTCTAAAAGGTATGCCGCTGTTAATGCAACATTACTTGCAAAAAAAGGTCAAGAAATCGAACTTACGCTGGAAATTGAAAATTTAAAAAATGAAATAATTTCTGTGACAAAAAAAGGGAATCTTATTGAGCAAGATGCAAAAAAATTGATTACGAAAGAACAAATTGCAGAGAAAATTGGCGAACTTGGAGATACGACTTTTGAACTTGGTAAAATTCAGATTGATTATGATGGAACTTCGTTCATTCCTTTTAGTGAACTAAAAAATCTCAAAAGAGAATGTGTTTCAGAACTTTTGGAAAAATTGCTTGACTCTTATAAAAGAACTGCTATCGAGCGAAAAAAATATAATTTTGAAACGATTAATCTGGAAAATGAAAAATCTAAAGATAGTAAAAAACCTATTATTTCAGCACTTGTTACAAATGATGAGCAGGAAAACGCCTGCCGTGAAATGGGAATAACAAAAATTTACCGAAAACAGTTTGATGTTGCAAAGGAAAAGAATTTGTCAAAAACAGATAAAATAAAAACAGGTACAAACCTAGTTTCCAATCTTTATCAGGCAATTATGGGAGAAAAAACTGGAGTAAAAGGACAAACGCTGGACTGGAACTTAAATGTTTTCAATAATCATACAATTGAGATGTTTTCTACTTTCAATAATCTTGAAACAGTATTTTTATCGCCAGAATTAAGTTATCGACAATTAAAAAACATAAAATCTGACAAACTGAAAAAAGGGCTTGTGATTTACGGTTACTTAAAAGGAATGTATATCGAACATAAAATTTTTGATAAGGAATACAAGGAGCTGGAAGGCGAAT
- a CDS encoding MetQ/NlpA family ABC transporter substrate-binding protein, which translates to MSKKLLISLAVICVLILAFVGINLKKDNVIRIAAAGYPMDEIVKIAAEDLKKEGYDVKITVLTDYVTANVGLNAKDFDANFHQHEPFMQVFNKKNNGKLVKVKGIYDVYVGFYSKKYKNKAEIPNGAKVAIPNDVTNQDRALRILADEGLIELKPKDGLYNLNDVINTKKNFKFMAVPIPSLVQAYQEADLAFNWPSHMLKIGVHVKDALFIEKNTNGKYAVSLVAREDNKNSKKIQDLTKAMTSEKVKKFIEEKYAGQGFPVF; encoded by the coding sequence ATGTCAAAAAAATTATTAATTTCATTAGCTGTAATATGTGTGCTAATTTTAGCATTTGTTGGAATAAATTTAAAAAAGGATAATGTCATCAGAATTGCTGCGGCTGGATATCCGATGGATGAAATTGTGAAAATAGCGGCTGAAGACTTGAAAAAGGAAGGTTATGATGTAAAAATTACTGTATTAACAGATTATGTTACTGCGAATGTTGGTTTAAATGCTAAAGACTTTGATGCAAACTTTCATCAGCACGAGCCATTCATGCAAGTTTTTAATAAGAAAAATAATGGAAAACTTGTAAAAGTTAAAGGGATTTATGATGTTTATGTAGGTTTTTACTCAAAAAAATATAAAAACAAGGCAGAAATTCCAAATGGGGCAAAAGTTGCTATTCCAAACGATGTGACAAATCAGGATAGAGCCTTAAGAATACTTGCAGATGAAGGTCTAATCGAGTTGAAGCCAAAAGATGGACTTTATAATTTGAATGATGTTATTAATACGAAGAAAAATTTCAAATTTATGGCAGTTCCTATTCCATCACTAGTACAAGCATACCAAGAAGCTGACTTGGCATTTAACTGGCCATCACATATGCTAAAAATTGGAGTTCATGTAAAAGATGCCTTATTCATTGAAAAAAATACAAATGGTAAGTACGCTGTAAGCCTTGTGGCAAGAGAAGATAACAAAAATAGTAAAAAAATACAAGATTTAACAAAAGCTATGACTTCTGAAAAAGTTAAGAAGTTCATTGAAGAAAAATATGCTGGTCAAGGATTCCCTGTATTTTAA
- a CDS encoding methionine ABC transporter permease: MIDTELLIAIKDTFIMVLIPTVCAVFLGIPLGALVFLTDKGGIRENKFINIPCNIYINVVRSFPFLIFVVILIPLTRLIFGTAFGLFPASFPICFVAVALYARFTEQSFYDVNSGIIDAALSMKASVFQIVWHFLLIEARSSLVLGLTSAIISFISYSTVMGVVGGGGIGDYAMRYGYNEYNYALVYRVVTIMIVIVFSIQIIGNRISKNLDKKRRIY; this comes from the coding sequence ATGATAGATACTGAATTATTAATTGCAATAAAGGACACTTTTATAATGGTTCTTATTCCTACGGTATGTGCAGTATTTTTGGGAATTCCTTTAGGAGCTCTTGTATTTTTGACTGATAAAGGTGGCATTAGGGAAAATAAGTTTATAAATATTCCATGCAACATTTATATAAATGTAGTCAGAAGCTTCCCATTTTTAATATTTGTAGTTATATTAATACCTCTCACACGATTAATTTTTGGTACTGCCTTTGGACTGTTTCCTGCAAGTTTTCCAATTTGCTTTGTAGCTGTGGCTTTGTATGCGAGATTTACAGAACAGTCTTTTTATGATGTGAATAGCGGAATAATTGATGCGGCTTTGTCAATGAAGGCAAGTGTATTTCAAATTGTGTGGCATTTTTTGCTTATTGAAGCGAGAAGCAGCCTTGTGCTTGGTTTAACTTCGGCAATTATCAGCTTTATCTCATACTCTACTGTAATGGGAGTTGTCGGTGGAGGCGGAATTGGCGACTATGCAATGCGATATGGATACAACGAATACAACTATGCCCTTGTATATAGGGTTGTGACAATAATGATAGTCATTGTATTTTCAATACAGATTATTGGAAACAGAATATCAAAAAATTTAGATAAGAAAAGGAGAATTTACTAA
- a CDS encoding ATP-binding cassette domain-containing protein, with protein sequence MVELKDIKKNYTNFDLKINLKINKGEIFGLIGQSGSGKSTILRIIKGILKADKGEINIANNTEVAYIFQEFNLLYNKNVFDNVALPLILKKKFSAKKVEEVLKFVGLSDKKKSFIASLSGGERQRVAIARALVTKPQLLLCDEVTASLDKSVKDEILDLFEEINKKYGTTILVVTHELEVVKRLCSRVAIIEKGKITDIFNVNQKDYEKSNKSYADYVREVLK encoded by the coding sequence ATGGTAGAACTTAAAGATATTAAAAAAAATTATACTAATTTTGATTTGAAAATAAATTTAAAGATTAACAAAGGTGAAATCTTTGGATTAATTGGGCAGTCAGGAAGTGGAAAATCAACAATTTTGAGAATTATTAAAGGGATTTTGAAGGCTGATAAAGGAGAAATTAATATTGCGAATAATACTGAAGTTGCTTATATTTTTCAGGAATTTAATCTTTTGTATAACAAAAATGTCTTTGATAATGTTGCTCTTCCGTTGATTTTAAAGAAAAAATTTTCAGCTAAAAAAGTTGAAGAAGTTTTAAAATTTGTGGGGCTGTCTGATAAGAAAAAATCATTTATTGCTTCCCTTAGTGGCGGCGAAAGGCAGAGAGTGGCGATTGCCCGTGCATTAGTTACAAAACCGCAATTACTGCTTTGCGATGAAGTTACAGCGTCTTTGGATAAATCTGTAAAAGATGAAATACTTGATTTATTTGAGGAAATAAATAAAAAATATGGAACGACCATTTTAGTTGTTACTCACGAACTGGAAGTTGTAAAAAGGCTGTGCAGCAGGGTAGCGATTATTGAAAAAGGTAAAATTACAGATATTTTCAATGTTAATCAGAAGGATTATGAAAAATCAAACAAAAGTTATGCCGATTATGTGAGGGAGGTTCTGAAATGA
- the infC gene encoding translation initiation factor IF-3, with product MFFIRGNNRSDEPRMNERIRAREIRVVGDDGEQFGVMSARDALALAAEKELDLVEISPNATPPVCKIMDYGKFKYEKTKKDKENKKKQKNVVIKEIRIKPHIDEHDKETKISQIEKFIAKEHKVKVSLRLTGRERLHAESAIKVLDEFASHFEETATVEKKYGKEQVQKFILLSPKK from the coding sequence GTGTTTTTTATAAGAGGAAATAACCGATCTGATGAGCCAAGAATGAATGAGCGAATTAGGGCAAGAGAAATTAGAGTTGTTGGTGATGATGGAGAACAGTTTGGAGTAATGTCAGCTAGAGATGCGTTAGCACTTGCGGCAGAAAAAGAATTGGACTTAGTTGAAATTTCACCAAATGCAACACCGCCTGTATGCAAAATTATGGACTATGGAAAATTCAAGTATGAGAAAACAAAGAAAGACAAGGAAAATAAGAAAAAACAAAAAAATGTCGTTATTAAAGAGATTAGAATTAAACCTCATATTGACGAGCATGATAAAGAAACAAAAATTTCTCAAATTGAAAAATTTATAGCCAAGGAGCATAAGGTAAAAGTCAGCCTAAGACTTACAGGTAGAGAAAGATTACATGCAGAATCTGCTATTAAAGTATTAGACGAGTTTGCAAGCCATTTTGAAGAAACTGCAACAGTTGAGAAAAAATACGGAAAAGAACAGGTTCAAAAATTTATTTTATTATCGCCTAAAAAATAA
- the rpmI gene encoding 50S ribosomal protein L35 has translation MPKMKTHKGTKKRVKVTGSGKISIRHSGKSHILTKKTHKRKKRLGQDAIAPKGAERKIKKALAGQEGR, from the coding sequence ATGCCAAAAATGAAAACACATAAAGGAACAAAAAAAAGAGTTAAAGTTACAGGAAGTGGAAAAATTTCTATAAGACACTCAGGAAAGAGCCATATCTTGACTAAAAAGACTCATAAAAGAAAGAAACGTCTAGGACAAGACGCAATCGCTCCAAAAGGTGCTGAAAGAAAAATTAAAAAAGCATTGGCTGGACAAGAAGGAAGATAG
- the rplT gene encoding 50S ribosomal protein L20 — protein sequence MPRVKTGIVRRKRHKKVLKEAKGYRGAIKTNYKKANEAVKKAMAYATEHRKLKKRKMRELWIIRINAAARLNGISYSRLMNGLKKAGIELDRKVLADLALNNPAEFAKLVEKVK from the coding sequence ATGCCAAGAGTAAAAACAGGAATAGTTAGAAGAAAAAGACATAAAAAAGTTTTAAAAGAAGCAAAAGGTTATAGAGGAGCCATAAAAACAAATTATAAAAAGGCTAATGAAGCAGTTAAAAAAGCTATGGCTTACGCAACTGAACATAGAAAATTGAAAAAAAGAAAAATGCGTGAATTGTGGATTATCAGAATTAACGCTGCTGCAAGATTAAATGGAATTTCTTATTCAAGATTAATGAACGGACTTAAAAAAGCTGGAATTGAACTTGACAGAAAAGTTTTAGCAGACTTAGCATTAAATAATCCTGCTGAATTTGCAAAATTAGTAGAAAAAGTTAAATAG
- the hpt gene encoding hypoxanthine phosphoribosyltransferase, with product MKKNVEFGIKKQLITKEEIQKRLKELGTQITEDFKNESEPLIVIGLLKGSIVFMADLIREIRLPLEIDFIEASSYGEGTQSSREVKILKDLRSTISGKNVLVVEDIIDSGFTLKKVLQLLGSRNPKKVSLCTLLDKPERREVEVDVQYVGFEIPNEFVVGYGLDFNENYRNLEYVGIAEPSVFE from the coding sequence ATGAAAAAAAATGTTGAATTTGGAATAAAAAAACAGTTGATTACAAAAGAAGAAATTCAGAAAAGATTAAAAGAGCTGGGAACACAAATTACAGAGGATTTTAAAAATGAAAGTGAGCCATTGATAGTTATTGGGCTTTTAAAAGGATCAATCGTGTTTATGGCTGATTTGATCAGAGAAATAAGATTACCGCTTGAAATTGATTTTATAGAGGCTTCTAGTTATGGAGAAGGAACTCAAAGTTCTAGGGAAGTTAAAATTTTGAAGGATTTAAGAAGTACAATTAGCGGTAAAAATGTGTTAGTTGTAGAAGATATTATTGATTCAGGATTTACGTTAAAAAAAGTATTACAGCTTTTAGGAAGTAGAAACCCTAAGAAAGTTTCATTATGTACGCTTTTGGATAAGCCTGAAAGAAGAGAAGTGGAAGTTGATGTGCAATATGTTGGTTTTGAAATTCCAAATGAATTTGTTGTAGGATATGGACTTGACTTTAATGAAAATTATAGAAATCTTGAATATGTAGGGATTGCTGAACCATCGGTATTTGAATAG
- the rsmA gene encoding 16S rRNA (adenine(1518)-N(6)/adenine(1519)-N(6))-dimethyltransferase RsmA has protein sequence MKRNKEKHHKKNKNFENENHKAKKKYGQNFLNDSNLSDEILDIANIDEKTEVLEIGPGLGFLTEKLIENSKFLTAFEIDDDLIPFLNKKFENKQNFKLIHQDFMEADLEKFFEDKKNVKVVANIPYYITSPIINKLLEYRENIDEIYLMVQKEVAERIASQPHSKNMSLLTHAVQFYAEAEYLFTVPKEKFDPVPKVDSAFLGIKILKDKRYESQISEEKYFKYLKEAFSNKRKSIANNLTKLGFSKDVVGAALEKVGKTRLARTEEFSVQEFIDFIEILEK, from the coding sequence TTGAAAAGAAATAAAGAAAAACATCATAAAAAGAATAAAAACTTTGAGAATGAAAATCATAAGGCTAAAAAAAAATATGGACAGAATTTTTTAAATGACAGCAATTTATCAGATGAAATTTTAGACATAGCAAATATAGATGAGAAAACAGAAGTTCTGGAAATAGGGCCAGGTTTGGGATTTTTGACAGAAAAATTGATTGAAAATTCTAAATTTTTGACTGCTTTTGAGATAGATGATGACTTGATACCGTTTTTGAATAAAAAATTTGAAAATAAGCAAAATTTTAAATTAATCCATCAGGATTTTATGGAAGCAGATTTGGAAAAATTTTTTGAAGATAAGAAAAATGTTAAAGTTGTGGCAAATATTCCGTATTATATAACTTCGCCAATTATTAACAAACTTTTGGAATACCGTGAAAATATTGATGAAATTTATTTGATGGTGCAAAAGGAAGTAGCAGAGCGGATTGCCTCCCAGCCTCATAGCAAAAATATGAGTCTGCTTACACATGCAGTTCAATTTTATGCTGAAGCAGAATATCTGTTTACTGTGCCGAAGGAAAAATTTGATCCTGTTCCGAAAGTTGATTCAGCATTTTTAGGAATAAAAATTTTGAAAGATAAAAGATATGAAAGCCAAATTTCAGAAGAAAAATATTTTAAATATTTGAAAGAAGCATTTTCCAATAAACGAAAGAGTATTGCTAACAATTTAACAAAATTAGGATTTTCAAAGGATGTAGTTGGAGCAGCACTAGAGAAAGTTGGAAAGACAAGGCTTGCACGGACTGAAGAGTTTTCTGTTCAGGAGTTTATTGATTTTATTGAGATTTTAGAAAAATAA
- a CDS encoding DUF4911 domain-containing protein, which yields MENTEMQIKSWEYIIQTKKEHIDFINKIIEAYDGLGNVRTLDNQNGLIKILTNSYLLNDMDNAIETLKKKNIEIEILEKREWLGVL from the coding sequence ATGGAAAATACAGAAATGCAAATAAAAAGCTGGGAATACATTATTCAAACGAAAAAAGAACATATTGATTTCATAAATAAAATCATAGAAGCATACGATGGATTAGGAAATGTAAGAACTCTTGACAACCAGAACGGTTTAATAAAAATTCTTACAAATTCTTATCTTTTAAATGATATGGATAACGCAATCGAAACATTAAAGAAAAAAAATATCGAAATAGAAATTCTAGAAAAAAGAGAATGGCTTGGAGTATTATAA
- a CDS encoding tRNA 2-thiocytidine biosynthesis TtcA family protein codes for MNLENVESSFDSKNTINNEIDADKIASTSLGSAVCETILPSVPLQPLETIEKSIQKKYRSALWTPFVRALKEFEMVKDGDRIAVAISGGKDSLLLSKLFQELKRASRTNFELVFISMNPGFNPANLNNLKKNLEHLNIPCEIYNDNIFEVAEKIAKDYPCYMCAKMRRGSLYTKATSLGCNKLALGHHFDDVIETTLMSMFYMGKFETMLPKLKSDNFEIELIRPLFYVEEKAIIKWVRNNGILPMNCGCTVAAEKTSSKRRETKDLIAQLVKTNPDIKKRIIQSTQNVNLEKILGWKDSDGKYSYLDKF; via the coding sequence ATGAATTTAGAAAATGTCGAAAGCAGTTTCGATAGTAAAAATACAATAAATAATGAAATAGATGCTGACAAAATTGCCTCTACTTCTCTTGGAAGTGCAGTCTGTGAAACAATTTTACCCTCTGTCCCACTTCAGCCACTGGAAACTATTGAAAAAAGTATTCAAAAAAAATACCGTTCAGCACTTTGGACTCCTTTTGTGAGAGCTTTAAAGGAATTTGAAATGGTAAAAGATGGCGATAGGATTGCAGTTGCTATTTCTGGAGGTAAAGACAGCCTTTTGCTTTCAAAGCTGTTTCAGGAACTAAAAAGAGCCAGCAGAACTAATTTTGAGTTAGTGTTTATTTCAATGAATCCTGGATTTAATCCTGCCAATCTGAATAATTTGAAAAAAAATCTAGAACATTTGAATATTCCGTGTGAAATTTATAATGATAATATTTTTGAGGTTGCAGAAAAAATTGCAAAAGACTATCCTTGCTATATGTGTGCCAAAATGCGTCGTGGAAGCCTTTACACAAAAGCAACTTCGCTTGGATGCAACAAACTAGCACTTGGGCATCATTTTGACGATGTTATCGAAACTACTCTAATGAGTATGTTTTATATGGGAAAATTTGAAACAATGCTACCAAAACTAAAGTCCGATAATTTTGAGATAGAATTAATCCGTCCATTATTCTACGTTGAAGAAAAAGCAATTATAAAATGGGTACGAAATAACGGTATCTTGCCAATGAACTGTGGCTGTACCGTAGCTGCCGAAAAGACTTCCAGCAAACGCCGTGAAACAAAAGATTTAATTGCACAGCTTGTAAAAACTAATCCAGACATAAAAAAACGTATAATTCAATCAACACAAAATGTAAATTTGGAAAAAATATTAGGCTGGAAAGATTCTGATGGAAAATACTCATATTTAGATAAATTCTAA
- a CDS encoding KH domain-containing protein, which yields MSKYFETVDFWVENLLDSTESYTIESNEKGKFVDITINVTKDDMGKVIGKNGRIITALRVLMSSVAKKDRKSVKIEVKEM from the coding sequence ATGAGCAAATATTTTGAAACTGTGGATTTCTGGGTTGAAAATTTATTGGATTCGACTGAAAGTTATACTATTGAAAGTAACGAAAAAGGTAAGTTTGTAGATATTACGATTAACGTTACAAAAGATGATATGGGAAAAGTTATTGGAAAAAATGGGAGAATTATTACAGCACTTAGAGTTCTAATGTCTTCAGTTGCAAAAAAAGATAGAAAAAGTGTAAAAATTGAAGTTAAGGAAATGTAA
- a CDS encoding acyl-CoA thioesterase: MKTSDLKKKSFKLRVYYYDTDKMGVVYHSNYLKWMEMARTEYFRDVFPYKSMEDMGFILPVKTLNIEYINSAKYDEEIEVSVKIEEINNIKIRFSYEMYNSDGVLKAKAETVNVFVDENGKLKRISNELLEELIK; this comes from the coding sequence ATGAAAACTTCTGATTTGAAAAAGAAGAGCTTTAAACTTCGAGTTTATTATTACGATACTGATAAAATGGGAGTTGTATACCATTCAAACTATCTAAAATGGATGGAAATGGCACGGACTGAGTATTTTAGGGATGTCTTTCCATATAAGAGTATGGAAGACATGGGATTTATTTTACCAGTAAAGACACTAAATATTGAATATATTAATTCTGCAAAATACGATGAAGAAATTGAAGTTTCTGTGAAAATTGAAGAAATAAACAATATTAAAATCAGATTTTCTTATGAAATGTACAATTCTGACGGAGTTTTAAAGGCAAAGGCTGAAACAGTAAATGTTTTTGTGGATGAAAACGGGAAATTGAAAAGAATTTCAAATGAGTTACTGGAAGAACTTATTAAATAA
- the rpiB gene encoding ribose 5-phosphate isomerase B, producing MKIAIGNDHAGVEFKNKIMKELRSKGYEVVNVGTDTLDSVDYPDIAKEVGKKVLDEEVNFGILICGTGIGISIAANKIKGIRAALCHNEYTAKLSRLHNNANIIALGARVLGEDLGLACVEAFVNTEFEGGRHAKRVGKIEL from the coding sequence ATGAAAATAGCGATTGGAAATGATCATGCAGGAGTAGAATTTAAGAATAAAATTATGAAGGAACTTAGAAGTAAAGGGTATGAAGTTGTAAATGTGGGAACTGATACGTTGGATTCGGTTGATTATCCTGATATTGCTAAGGAAGTTGGTAAAAAAGTTCTGGATGAGGAAGTTAACTTTGGAATTTTGATTTGTGGGACTGGAATAGGTATTTCTATTGCTGCAAATAAAATAAAAGGAATTCGTGCGGCTCTTTGTCACAATGAATATACAGCAAAACTTTCAAGGCTTCACAATAACGCAAATATAATAGCATTAGGAGCTAGAGTTTTAGGAGAAGATTTGGGATTAGCATGTGTTGAAGCGTTTGTAAATACAGAGTTTGAAGGCGGTAGACACGCTAAAAGAGTCGGAAAAATAGAATTGTAA
- a CDS encoding histidine triad nucleotide-binding protein, producing MSTIFKKIIDKEIPANIVYEDEEFLAFHDINPAAKVHVLVIPKKEIKNLDAATEEDALLLGKLQLTVAKVARILELDKDGYRVITNIGDNGGQEVYHIHYHILGGEKLPVTLK from the coding sequence ATGTCAACAATTTTTAAAAAGATAATAGATAAGGAAATACCAGCAAATATTGTATATGAAGATGAAGAGTTCTTGGCTTTTCATGATATAAATCCAGCGGCAAAAGTTCATGTGCTTGTAATTCCAAAAAAGGAAATTAAAAATTTGGATGCGGCAACTGAAGAAGATGCTTTACTGCTTGGTAAATTGCAGTTGACTGTGGCAAAAGTGGCTAGAATTCTAGAATTGGATAAAGATGGGTATAGAGTTATAACTAACATTGGGGACAATGGTGGACAGGAAGTTTATCATATTCATTACCATATTTTAGGTGGAGAAAAATTGCCAGTTACATTGAAATAG